A genomic region of Salvelinus namaycush isolate Seneca unplaced genomic scaffold, SaNama_1.0 Scaffold80, whole genome shotgun sequence contains the following coding sequences:
- the LOC120042910 gene encoding interleukin-12 subunit beta-like, with protein MAACTLVVVVVNVDGSLVQHPLTCLGSFNREEEGWRRDNDWVWRRDGEEDEEIIWMMGEEEKKKGNSFLVNLEERTGGGIFTCHSLDRTLLKKTTVLVKHLDEQKRILEGSTRAGYMKCSTRNYQGEFHCSWKFTTERVGTIMSVRVARGLSDAENISCSVDVSGQQWTCSSSSGQSDIMCSVNSSGLGVSCVDRQYCPYAEETDRITLTIYMRTNYLLEEYSQRFYLSEIVKPDKVSIKKVNSSTIEWRYPVSWNSPISYFPLSFQVKEIKGRERKNGCTFDSPVTKVHTTKSSQWSVKAKVMVCVRAQDALCDSPWSDWTEYRHNKVGNKRGRQEKKKKKFVSQ; from the exons ATGGCAGCCTGTACACTTGTCG TTGTTGTGGTGAACGTAGACGGTTCGCTGGTTCAGCATCCTCTAACCTGCCTGGGTTCCTTCAACcgagaggaggagggttggaggagagacAATGACTGGGTGTggcggagagatggagaggaggatgaggagatcaTATGGATGATGggtgaagaggagaagaagaaggggaaTAGCTTCCTTGTCAACCTGGAAGAGAGAACTGGAGGGGGGATCTTTACATGTCACAGCCTGGATAGAACCCTCCTGAAGAAAACGACGGTGCTGGTCAAACACCTGGATGAACAGAAACGCATTCTAGAAGGATCCACCAGAGCAG GCTATATGAAATGTTCTACACGGAACTACCAAGGAGAATTCCACTGCTCCTGGAAATTTACCACTGAACGTGTTGGGACCATTATGTCTGTCAGAGTGGCACG TGGCCTGTCTGATGCGGAGAACATCAGCTGTTCTGTGGACGTCAGTGGACAGCAGTGGACATGTTCCTCTTCGTCTGGCCAGAGTGACATCATGTGCTCTGTGAACAGTAGCGGACTGGGGGTGTCCTGTGTGGACAGACAGTATTGTCCCTATGCTGAGGAGACTGACCGGATCACCCTGACCATCTACATGAGGACTAACTACCTGCTGGAGGAATACTCCCAACGCTTCTACTTATCAGAAATTG tgaAGCCAGACAAGGTATCCATTAAGAAGGTGAACAGCAGTACTATAGAGTGGAGGTATCCTGTCTCCTGGAACAGCCCCATCTCCTacttccccctttccttccaggtCAAAGAGATCAAAGGCAGAGAGCGCAAGAACGGGTGCACGTTTGATTCGCCCGTCACAAAG GTCCACACCACAAAGAGCAGCCAGTGGTCAGTAAAGGCCAAGGTGATGGTGTGCGTCAGGGCCCAGGATGCACTATGTGACTCCCCCTGGAGTGACTGGACAGAGTACAG ACACAACAAGGTGGGAAACaagagggggaggcaggagaagaagaagaagaagtttgTGTCTCAATAG